A single Micromonospora luteifusca DNA region contains:
- a CDS encoding ribose-5-phosphate isomerase: MRVYLGSDHAGFELKVHLANHLAKQGYDVVDVGPHGYDPDDDYPTFCLHTGDQVVADETGLGVVIGGSGNGEQIAANKVAGVRAALAWSVETAQLARQHNDANVVAVGARQHTLDEATGIVEAFLNTPFSGNERHARRIAQVAEYERTRQLPDLP; encoded by the coding sequence ATGCGCGTCTACCTGGGATCCGATCACGCCGGTTTCGAGTTGAAGGTGCACCTGGCCAACCACCTGGCCAAGCAGGGGTACGACGTGGTCGACGTCGGTCCGCACGGCTACGACCCGGACGACGACTACCCGACGTTCTGTCTGCATACCGGCGACCAGGTGGTGGCCGACGAGACGGGCCTCGGGGTGGTCATCGGCGGGTCCGGCAACGGTGAGCAGATCGCCGCGAACAAGGTCGCCGGGGTCCGCGCCGCGCTGGCCTGGAGCGTGGAGACCGCTCAGCTGGCCCGCCAGCACAACGACGCGAACGTGGTCGCGGTCGGTGCCCGCCAGCACACGTTGGACGAGGCCACCGGCATCGTCGAGGCGTTCTTGAACACGCCGTTCTCCGGCAACGAGCGCCATGCCCGTCGGATCGCACAGGTGGCCGAGTACGAGCGGACCCGGCAGCTGCCCGACCTGCCCTGA
- a CDS encoding DUF5130 family protein: MTVGEKQVGSENPPEVLDGPFSTRQLLRIDEALRLADQGTGLVFSVFVGGLDEPIREHAQRLHHQLAEPDKSVLIAVSPNQRQLEVVTGRYARKRIPDTYAKLAALSMVGAFSGGDLAGGIINGLDQLASHAGKG; encoded by the coding sequence GTGACCGTTGGTGAGAAGCAGGTCGGGTCGGAAAATCCGCCCGAGGTGCTCGACGGGCCGTTCTCAACCCGCCAGCTGCTGCGCATCGACGAGGCCCTGCGCCTGGCCGACCAGGGCACCGGGCTGGTCTTCTCGGTATTCGTCGGCGGTCTCGACGAGCCCATCCGCGAGCACGCCCAGCGACTGCACCACCAGCTCGCCGAGCCCGACAAGTCGGTGCTGATCGCCGTGTCACCCAACCAGCGTCAGCTGGAGGTCGTCACCGGGCGCTACGCCCGCAAGCGCATCCCCGACACGTACGCGAAGCTGGCCGCGCTCTCCATGGTCGGCGCATTCAGCGGCGGCGACCTGGCCGGCGGCATCATCAACGGCCTCGACCAGCTCGCCAGCCACGCCGGCAAGGGCTGA
- a CDS encoding amidohydrolase family protein, producing the protein MPTGVVDVHTHVVPKGWPDLGAACGGSGWPWLRVDSERAAMIMVGETEFRPVGAECWDASRRLADMDADGVDVQVVSPTPVFFSYDRPVDQAVKVARIFNDLTLEVTAAGGDRLVPFCQVPLQDPDAACAELDRSLAAGHVGVEIGNHVGDRDLDDAGVVTFLQHCAEVGAPVFVHPWDMPGGPRLDRWMARWLTGMPAETHLSVLAMILGGVFDRVPETLRICFAHGGGSFPFWLGRADNAWHRRGDLVRGASAGPPSSYVDRFSVDSVVFAAPALRLLVDTMGEDRVLVGSDYPYPLGERPAGAVVRAADFLTDAQRDKVLATNALRFLGRSDTT; encoded by the coding sequence ATGCCCACAGGTGTGGTGGACGTGCACACGCACGTCGTACCGAAGGGTTGGCCGGACCTCGGCGCAGCGTGCGGCGGGTCCGGTTGGCCCTGGTTGCGGGTCGACTCCGAGCGGGCCGCCATGATCATGGTGGGGGAGACCGAGTTCCGCCCGGTCGGCGCCGAGTGCTGGGACGCGTCGCGCCGACTGGCCGACATGGACGCCGACGGCGTGGACGTGCAGGTGGTCTCACCGACGCCGGTCTTCTTCAGCTATGACCGCCCGGTCGACCAGGCGGTGAAGGTCGCCCGGATCTTCAACGACCTGACCCTGGAGGTCACCGCGGCCGGGGGTGACCGACTGGTGCCGTTCTGCCAGGTGCCCCTGCAGGACCCGGACGCCGCCTGCGCCGAACTGGACCGCAGCCTGGCCGCCGGGCACGTGGGGGTGGAGATCGGCAACCACGTCGGCGACCGGGACCTCGACGACGCCGGTGTGGTCACCTTCCTCCAGCACTGTGCCGAGGTGGGCGCCCCCGTCTTCGTTCATCCGTGGGACATGCCGGGCGGTCCCCGGCTGGACCGGTGGATGGCCCGTTGGCTCACCGGAATGCCCGCCGAGACGCACCTGTCGGTGCTGGCGATGATCCTGGGCGGCGTCTTCGACCGGGTGCCGGAGACGCTGCGGATCTGCTTCGCGCACGGCGGTGGCAGCTTCCCGTTCTGGCTCGGCCGCGCCGACAACGCCTGGCACCGCCGCGGCGACCTGGTCCGTGGCGCGTCCGCCGGCCCGCCCAGCAGCTACGTCGACCGGTTCAGCGTCGACTCGGTGGTCTTCGCGGCACCCGCGCTGCGGCTGCTGGTCGACACGATGGGGGAGGACCGGGTGCTGGTCGGCAGCGACTACCCGTACCCGCTGGGCGAACGCCCTGCCGGCGCGGTGGTGCGTGCGGCCGACTTCCTCACCGACGCCCAGCGGGACAAGGTCCTGGCCACCAACGCCCTACGCTTCCTCGGCCGGTCGGACACGACCTGA
- a CDS encoding 3-hydroxyanthranilate 3,4-dioxygenase — protein MSEIAEPFSFPGWIADNQHLLKPPVGNKEMFPGGDDFIVMVVGGPNQRTDFHVDPYEEFFYQVKGNMHINLMTPEGPRTVHVREGQMWMLPRNTPHSPQRPEAGSIGVVVERVREEGTLETFQWYCPGCGNKVHEVELQVRDIAADLPPVFQAFYADEQARTCANCGTLHPGKG, from the coding sequence GTGAGCGAGATTGCCGAGCCGTTCAGCTTTCCAGGATGGATCGCGGACAACCAGCACCTGTTGAAGCCGCCAGTGGGCAACAAGGAGATGTTCCCCGGCGGGGACGACTTCATCGTGATGGTGGTGGGTGGGCCCAACCAGCGCACCGACTTCCACGTGGACCCGTACGAGGAGTTCTTCTACCAGGTCAAGGGCAACATGCACATCAACCTGATGACCCCGGAGGGGCCGCGTACGGTGCACGTGCGCGAGGGCCAGATGTGGATGCTGCCGCGCAACACCCCACACTCGCCGCAGCGGCCCGAGGCCGGCTCGATCGGTGTGGTCGTCGAGCGGGTCCGTGAGGAGGGCACGCTGGAGACGTTCCAGTGGTACTGCCCCGGGTGCGGCAACAAGGTGCACGAGGTGGAGTTGCAGGTTCGCGACATCGCCGCCGACCTGCCGCCGGTTTTCCAGGCGTTCTACGCCGACGAGCAGGCGCGCACCTGCGCCAACTGCGGCACCCTGCACCCGGGCAAGGGCTGA
- the pepN gene encoding aminopeptidase N — translation MRNLTQVEATERARLLNVTGYDISLDLSSAVLAADGRTFRSTTEVRFRCAEPGASTFIELAADSVRSATLNGVAVDLSDWSAEKGLVLTGLASDNTLVVDADFGYSNSGQGLHRTVDPVDGETYLYSQFETADAQRVFACFDQPDLKSVYTWHATVPAHWRAVSNMPVQREEPAGEGLKTLHFAESPRMSTYITAMCAGPYHEVRDSHDGIDLGVFCRASMAQYLDSDDLFLITKQGFDFFHEKFGVRYPLPKYDQLWVPDFNAGAMENFGCVTHAESHYLFRSQVTNFEYEQRANTILHELAHMWFGDLVTMRWWNDLWLNESFAEWASHWCNTHATRFNEAWTTFLSIRKNWGYRQDQLSSTHPVYTEMPDMEAVEVNFDGITYAKGASVLKQLVAYVGEEPFVAGLRAYFGKHAWGNATFDDLLTELEAASGRELRKFAAQWLETAQVNTLRPEVTIGADGTYEQVAVLQEAPTAYPTLRTHRIGVGLYDLTDGRLVRRERYEVDVAGERTDLAELRGVRAADVLLLNDDDLSYTKLRLDDRSMANVVQHIGGFESSLARALCWTAAWDMTRDAELSARDYVALTLSGLPAETDINLVTATLRQATTTLTVYADPAWAPTGWADLARTARDSLASAEPGSGFQLAWARAFTSAARSDEDLATLRGWLDGTGMPAGLTVDTELRWSVLAALVANGAAGAAEIEAELAGDRTASGEREAAYAHALVPTAENKAAVWALLTGPDSLPNWRHRALLQGLTHPAQVELVAPYRERYFAAVGQVWATRDSEPAQEFAQLAYPTYLVEDDTVAATDAWLAGDGHPAPLRRLVAEGRDGVVRALKARAKDAQQG, via the coding sequence GTGCGCAACCTGACGCAGGTCGAGGCGACCGAGCGGGCACGCCTGCTCAACGTGACGGGGTACGACATCAGTCTGGACCTGTCGAGCGCCGTGCTGGCGGCCGACGGCCGCACTTTCCGGTCGACGACCGAGGTCCGGTTCCGCTGCGCCGAGCCGGGCGCGAGCACGTTCATCGAGTTGGCCGCCGATTCGGTGCGCTCCGCGACTCTGAACGGCGTGGCCGTCGACCTCTCCGACTGGTCGGCCGAGAAGGGTCTCGTGCTGACCGGGTTGGCAAGCGACAACACCCTGGTGGTCGACGCCGACTTCGGGTACTCCAACAGCGGCCAGGGACTGCACCGCACGGTCGACCCCGTGGACGGCGAAACGTACCTCTACAGCCAGTTCGAGACGGCCGACGCGCAGCGGGTGTTCGCCTGCTTCGACCAGCCCGACCTGAAGAGCGTCTACACCTGGCACGCCACCGTGCCGGCGCACTGGCGCGCGGTGTCCAACATGCCCGTGCAGCGCGAGGAGCCCGCAGGTGAGGGGCTCAAGACGCTGCACTTCGCCGAGTCGCCCCGGATGAGCACCTACATCACAGCGATGTGCGCCGGGCCGTACCACGAGGTGCGCGACAGTCACGACGGCATCGACCTGGGAGTGTTCTGCCGGGCGTCGATGGCGCAGTACCTCGACTCCGACGATCTGTTCCTGATCACCAAGCAGGGCTTCGACTTCTTCCACGAGAAGTTCGGCGTGCGCTACCCGCTGCCGAAGTACGACCAGCTCTGGGTGCCCGACTTCAACGCCGGCGCGATGGAGAACTTCGGCTGCGTGACGCACGCCGAATCGCACTACCTGTTCCGTTCGCAGGTCACCAACTTCGAGTACGAGCAGCGGGCCAACACGATCCTGCACGAGCTGGCCCACATGTGGTTCGGCGACCTGGTCACCATGCGCTGGTGGAACGACCTGTGGCTGAACGAGTCGTTCGCCGAGTGGGCCAGCCACTGGTGCAACACCCACGCGACCCGGTTCAACGAGGCGTGGACGACCTTCCTGTCCATCCGGAAGAACTGGGGCTACCGGCAGGACCAGCTCTCCTCCACCCACCCGGTCTACACCGAGATGCCGGACATGGAGGCCGTCGAGGTCAACTTCGACGGCATCACCTACGCCAAGGGCGCGAGCGTGCTCAAGCAGCTCGTCGCGTACGTGGGCGAGGAGCCGTTCGTCGCCGGTCTGCGGGCCTACTTCGGCAAGCACGCCTGGGGCAACGCCACCTTCGACGACCTGCTCACCGAACTGGAGGCCGCATCCGGCCGGGAACTGCGCAAGTTCGCCGCGCAGTGGCTGGAGACCGCACAGGTCAACACGCTGCGGCCGGAGGTGACGATCGGCGCGGACGGGACGTACGAGCAGGTGGCGGTTCTGCAGGAGGCGCCGACCGCGTACCCGACGCTGCGGACGCACCGCATCGGCGTGGGCCTGTACGACCTGACCGACGGGCGGCTGGTGCGTCGCGAGCGCTACGAGGTGGACGTGGCCGGCGAGCGGACCGACCTCGCCGAGCTGCGTGGTGTCCGGGCCGCTGACGTGCTGCTGCTCAACGACGACGACCTGAGCTACACCAAGCTGCGCCTCGACGACCGGTCGATGGCCAACGTGGTGCAGCACATCGGTGGCTTCGAGTCGTCGCTGGCCCGGGCATTGTGCTGGACCGCCGCGTGGGACATGACCCGCGACGCGGAGCTGTCTGCCCGTGACTACGTGGCGCTCACGCTGAGCGGGCTGCCCGCCGAGACCGACATCAACCTGGTCACCGCCACCCTGCGGCAGGCGACCACCACGCTCACCGTGTACGCCGACCCGGCCTGGGCGCCGACCGGTTGGGCCGACCTGGCCCGTACCGCGCGTGACTCGCTCGCCAGCGCCGAGCCCGGCAGCGGGTTCCAGCTCGCCTGGGCTCGCGCGTTCACCTCGGCGGCCCGCTCCGACGAGGACCTGGCGACCCTGCGCGGCTGGCTGGACGGCACCGGCATGCCGGCCGGTCTGACCGTGGACACCGAACTGCGCTGGTCGGTCCTCGCCGCGCTGGTGGCCAACGGCGCGGCCGGTGCCGCCGAGATCGAGGCGGAGCTGGCCGGCGACCGCACCGCCAGCGGTGAGCGGGAGGCGGCGTACGCCCACGCGCTGGTGCCGACGGCCGAGAACAAGGCGGCCGTCTGGGCGCTGCTGACCGGCCCGGACTCGCTGCCCAACTGGCGCCACCGGGCACTCCTGCAGGGCCTCACCCACCCGGCGCAGGTGGAGCTGGTCGCCCCGTACCGCGAGCGGTACTTCGCGGCGGTCGGCCAGGTGTGGGCCACCCGGGACAGCGAGCCGGCACAGGAGTTCGCCCAGCTGGCCTACCCGACCTACCTGGTGGAAGACGACACGGTGGCGGCCACCGACGCGTGGCTGGCCGGCGACGGGCACCCCGCCCCGCTGCGGCGGCTGGTCGCCGAGGGCCGCGACGGCGTGGTACGCGCGCTCAAGGCCCGCGCGAAGGACGCCCAGCAGGGCTGA
- a CDS encoding mycothiol-dependent nitroreductase Rv2466c family protein, giving the protein MSDRVTADMWFDPACPWAWITSRWLLEVEKVRDVDIRFHVMSLAVLNDGRDELPEEYKTFLKTAWGPVRICIAAEQRYGGDVLRPLYTALGTRIHLGKEERGQELYVAALADAGLDPALAAAADSTDYDEALRASHEAGMRPVGQDVGTPVVHAPGPDGTPVAFFGPVITPAPKGEAAGRLWDGVLLVAGTPGFYELKRTREQGPIFD; this is encoded by the coding sequence GTGAGCGATCGTGTCACCGCCGACATGTGGTTCGATCCGGCCTGCCCGTGGGCGTGGATCACGTCCCGCTGGCTGCTTGAGGTCGAGAAGGTCCGGGACGTGGACATTCGCTTCCACGTGATGAGCCTGGCCGTGCTCAACGATGGCCGGGACGAGTTGCCCGAGGAGTACAAGACGTTCCTGAAGACCGCCTGGGGCCCGGTGCGGATCTGCATCGCCGCCGAGCAGCGGTACGGCGGCGACGTCCTGCGCCCGCTCTACACCGCGCTCGGCACCCGGATCCACCTCGGCAAGGAGGAGCGGGGGCAGGAGCTCTACGTCGCCGCGTTGGCCGATGCCGGCCTGGACCCGGCGCTGGCTGCGGCCGCCGACAGCACCGACTACGACGAGGCGCTGCGGGCCAGCCACGAGGCCGGCATGCGCCCGGTCGGGCAGGACGTCGGCACCCCGGTCGTGCACGCGCCCGGCCCGGACGGCACCCCGGTCGCCTTCTTCGGCCCGGTTATCACCCCGGCGCCGAAGGGGGAGGCCGCCGGCCGACTCTGGGACGGCGTACTGCTGGTCGCCGGCACCCCGGGCTTCTACGAGCTCAAGCGCACCCGTGAGCAGGGCCCGATCTTCGACTGA
- a CDS encoding 2-keto-4-pentenoate hydratase, whose translation MIGPDVAGIAEKLGAAADAATPIPQLAAETGLDVDAAYAVQAALLQRRLDAGQRLVGLKMGLTSKAKMAQVGVDEVIWGRLTDAMRVPDGGSVDPAAYIHPRVEPEVAFLLDRLPEPGEPVGDFTSAVRAVAPAIELIDSRYADFRFSLPDVIADNTSAAAFVIGPWSPVPAGLDNLGVLLEVDGRVAQVGSTAAILGDPRRALDEGIRLAGRHGVRLQSGWVFLAGAATAAVPLRPGAHVRAVVEKLGTASLRASS comes from the coding sequence ATGATCGGACCGGACGTCGCGGGGATCGCCGAGAAGTTGGGCGCGGCAGCGGACGCGGCCACCCCCATCCCGCAGCTCGCCGCCGAGACCGGCCTCGACGTGGACGCCGCGTACGCCGTGCAGGCCGCCCTGCTCCAGCGCCGCCTCGACGCCGGTCAACGGCTGGTCGGGTTGAAGATGGGGCTCACCAGCAAGGCGAAGATGGCCCAGGTCGGCGTCGACGAGGTGATCTGGGGGCGACTCACCGACGCGATGCGGGTGCCCGACGGCGGTTCCGTGGACCCGGCCGCGTACATCCATCCCCGGGTCGAGCCGGAGGTGGCGTTCCTGCTGGACCGGCTGCCCGAGCCGGGCGAGCCGGTCGGCGACTTCACCAGCGCGGTCCGCGCGGTCGCCCCGGCCATCGAGCTGATCGACTCCCGGTACGCCGACTTCCGTTTCTCGCTGCCGGACGTGATCGCCGACAACACCTCGGCCGCCGCGTTCGTGATCGGGCCGTGGTCGCCGGTGCCCGCGGGGCTGGACAACCTCGGCGTGCTGCTGGAGGTCGACGGGCGGGTGGCCCAGGTCGGCTCGACGGCGGCGATCCTCGGCGATCCGCGCCGGGCCCTCGACGAGGGCATCCGGCTGGCCGGTCGGCACGGGGTGCGGTTGCAGTCCGGGTGGGTCTTCCTGGCCGGTGCCGCTACGGCCGCCGTGCCGCTGCGTCCCGGTGCCCATGTCCGTGCTGTCGTCGAGAAGCTCGGCACGGCGTCGCTGCGGGCCTCATCGTGA
- a CDS encoding RidA family protein codes for MVIDGARVVVGKAVPRGAFPHVKVAGGFVFVSGTSSRRADNSFAGVSVDGFGTTNLDIRLQTRAVIENVRDLLRSVGADLTDLVQVTSYLVNMNDFGGYNEVWAEFFDASGPTRTTVAVHQLPHPHLLIEIQAVALLPSGGQS; via the coding sequence ATCGTGATCGACGGTGCGCGGGTCGTTGTGGGGAAGGCTGTGCCTCGGGGGGCTTTTCCGCACGTCAAGGTGGCGGGTGGGTTCGTCTTCGTCTCCGGTACGTCGTCGCGGCGAGCCGACAACAGCTTCGCCGGTGTGTCGGTGGACGGGTTCGGGACCACGAACCTCGACATCCGGCTGCAGACGCGGGCGGTCATCGAAAACGTGCGGGATCTGCTGCGCTCGGTCGGCGCGGACCTCACCGACCTCGTCCAGGTGACGTCCTACCTGGTCAACATGAACGACTTCGGTGGTTACAACGAGGTGTGGGCGGAGTTCTTCGACGCGTCCGGCCCGACCCGCACGACGGTGGCGGTGCACCAGTTGCCGCACCCGCACCTGCTCATCGAGATCCAGGCCGTGGCCCTTCTTCCCTCCGGAGGTCAGTCGTGA
- the ctaJ gene encoding aa3-type cytochrome oxidase subunit CtaJ → MGLSVTETLLVFVGIPLAAVLVIAGLSYVGSRGGATGGGGGAKRYRPGRPFDFTPVWFLGRPEQLADSAGTALTAGAQAPALTSHKLEKASVEAPAGGTGGASDRW, encoded by the coding sequence TTGGGATTGTCTGTTACCGAGACGTTGCTGGTCTTCGTCGGCATCCCGCTGGCCGCGGTGCTGGTCATCGCCGGCCTGTCGTACGTCGGTAGCCGTGGTGGTGCCACCGGCGGTGGCGGCGGTGCCAAGCGCTACCGGCCGGGCCGGCCCTTCGACTTCACTCCGGTCTGGTTCCTGGGCCGCCCGGAGCAGCTGGCCGACTCGGCCGGCACCGCGCTGACGGCGGGGGCGCAGGCGCCCGCGCTGACCAGCCACAAGCTTGAGAAGGCCAGCGTCGAGGCGCCGGCCGGTGGAACCGGAGGCGCAAGTGACCGTTGGTGA
- a CDS encoding DUF1015 family protein, with protein MTVVHPISRAWVTTGGTGAQNYDEFADDAEITAIIEANPHSALGIEMPHRAPQSLGKSFLDALPDAVARLAEAKADGSYTPAEQVVVLYRISAPGETPAYGLFAMVDTDQISTRADEPGLVIRNEDVFIAKVRERVALADALGHLLSPVLLLQTGRGDELHAALAAATDAAGVPAATDTDQAGRTHAIWLLGPGPEQATLTALAGGGELVVADGNHRSLAAQTGGLPRFLAVVTTPASVAIQPYNRLVSELTTTPAELLARLRAAGAEVEPINGPVEVPAAGGTVHLRLDGQGYAVRLPATAAGDLENLDHALVERLLLRDALGLDPGDKRITYVGGDYPASWLTGEVDAGRAELAVLIAPVTVADFVAVNLAREKMPRKSTWFTPKARGGLVLAELPR; from the coding sequence ATGACGGTCGTGCATCCGATCTCCCGGGCCTGGGTCACCACTGGTGGCACCGGTGCGCAAAACTACGACGAGTTCGCCGATGACGCGGAGATCACCGCGATCATCGAGGCGAACCCGCACAGTGCTCTCGGCATCGAGATGCCGCATCGCGCCCCGCAGAGCCTGGGCAAGTCGTTCCTCGACGCACTGCCGGACGCGGTGGCCCGCCTCGCCGAGGCCAAGGCCGACGGCAGCTACACCCCCGCCGAGCAGGTGGTGGTGCTCTACCGGATCAGCGCGCCCGGCGAAACGCCGGCGTACGGGCTGTTCGCGATGGTGGACACCGACCAGATCTCCACCCGGGCCGACGAGCCGGGCCTGGTCATCCGCAACGAGGACGTCTTCATCGCCAAGGTCCGCGAGCGGGTGGCGCTGGCCGACGCGCTGGGCCACCTGCTCTCCCCGGTGCTCCTGCTGCAGACCGGGCGTGGCGACGAGCTGCACGCCGCCCTCGCGGCGGCGACCGACGCGGCCGGCGTGCCCGCCGCGACGGACACCGACCAGGCGGGGCGCACGCATGCCATCTGGCTGCTCGGCCCTGGCCCGGAGCAGGCCACGCTGACCGCCCTCGCCGGTGGCGGGGAGCTGGTCGTCGCCGACGGTAACCACCGCAGCCTGGCCGCCCAGACCGGCGGGCTGCCGCGCTTCCTGGCCGTGGTCACCACCCCCGCGTCGGTCGCCATCCAGCCGTACAACCGGCTGGTCAGCGAGCTGACCACCACACCGGCCGAGCTGCTCGCCCGGCTGCGGGCCGCGGGCGCCGAGGTCGAGCCGATCAACGGCCCGGTCGAGGTTCCGGCGGCCGGCGGCACCGTGCACCTTCGCCTCGACGGCCAGGGGTACGCGGTGCGCCTGCCCGCCACGGCCGCAGGTGACCTGGAGAACCTGGACCACGCCCTGGTCGAGCGGCTGCTGCTGCGCGACGCGCTCGGGCTGGATCCGGGCGACAAGCGGATCACCTACGTCGGCGGTGACTATCCGGCGAGCTGGCTCACCGGTGAGGTCGACGCCGGGCGGGCCGAGTTGGCCGTCCTGATCGCGCCGGTGACCGTTGCCGACTTCGTCGCGGTCAACCTGGCTCGGGAGAAGATGCCTCGCAAGAGCACCTGGTTCACCCCGAAGGCGCGCGGCGGTCTGGTCCTCGCCGAGCTGCCGCGCTGA
- a CDS encoding amidase, whose translation MSEPHDLTALEQAAAMARGELSSVDLVEHHLRRVAAVGDTVGAFVTVTPDLARAAARAADAVPVEARGPLHGVPTAIKDLTLTAGVRTTFGSAAFIDFVPPVDADVVRFIKAAGLVSLGKTTTSELGCSLYSEGRVAPPARNPWQLAYTAGGSSGGAAAAVAAGLVPVAQGSDGGGSLRIPASLCGLVGYKPSRGLVSGGPLGSGAFGLPTSGPLGRTVTDVAALLDVMAVPVPGEPYLPPPAPPGGYLTVARRAEPGPLRIGRFTTPMLADEPVHPDCVAAVDRAAALLTAAGHEVVEVPPPLGPAVWPLFEILWYVLALAPVPPQREAELLPLTRLLRARGAEVSAGTLATTLGELQAQVRLGARRTAGCDLLLCPTLAAPQAPVGWFTADGDPAADFERQRRFSPYCAIFNVTGDPSVSLPLGTTTDGLPVGVLLTGRYGDDARLIATAAQLENCCDGWDRHPAIWRAVDSANVNGDGVGWSAS comes from the coding sequence ATGTCCGAGCCGCACGACCTGACCGCGTTGGAGCAGGCCGCCGCGATGGCCCGCGGCGAGCTGTCCAGCGTCGACCTGGTCGAGCACCACCTGCGCCGGGTGGCGGCCGTCGGCGACACCGTGGGCGCGTTCGTGACCGTCACACCGGATCTCGCCCGGGCGGCCGCACGGGCAGCCGACGCCGTGCCCGTCGAGGCCCGGGGTCCACTGCACGGCGTACCGACCGCGATCAAGGACCTGACGCTCACCGCCGGCGTCCGGACCACCTTCGGCTCGGCCGCCTTCATCGACTTCGTCCCACCGGTCGACGCCGACGTGGTCCGGTTCATCAAGGCCGCCGGTCTGGTCAGCCTGGGCAAGACGACCACCTCCGAGTTGGGCTGCTCGCTCTACTCGGAGGGTCGCGTCGCGCCCCCGGCCCGCAATCCGTGGCAGCTGGCGTACACCGCGGGTGGTTCCAGTGGCGGCGCCGCGGCGGCGGTGGCGGCCGGGTTGGTCCCGGTGGCCCAGGGGTCCGACGGCGGCGGCTCGTTGCGCATCCCGGCGTCGCTCTGCGGCCTGGTCGGCTACAAACCCAGCCGCGGCCTCGTCTCCGGTGGGCCGCTCGGCTCCGGCGCGTTCGGCCTGCCCACCAGCGGCCCGCTCGGGCGGACCGTCACCGACGTCGCCGCGTTGCTCGACGTCATGGCCGTCCCGGTCCCCGGCGAGCCCTACCTGCCACCGCCCGCGCCGCCCGGCGGCTACCTGACCGTCGCGCGCCGGGCCGAGCCCGGCCCGCTGCGGATCGGCCGGTTCACCACGCCGATGCTCGCCGACGAGCCGGTGCACCCCGACTGTGTGGCCGCCGTGGACCGGGCCGCCGCGCTGCTCACCGCGGCCGGCCACGAGGTGGTCGAGGTGCCGCCGCCGCTCGGGCCGGCGGTGTGGCCGCTGTTCGAAATCCTCTGGTACGTGCTGGCGCTCGCCCCGGTGCCCCCGCAGCGCGAAGCGGAACTGCTGCCGCTGACCCGGCTGCTGCGGGCCCGGGGCGCCGAGGTCTCCGCCGGCACCCTGGCCACCACTCTCGGTGAGTTGCAGGCGCAGGTACGCCTCGGTGCCCGTCGCACCGCCGGCTGCGACCTCCTGCTCTGCCCCACCCTGGCTGCCCCGCAGGCACCCGTCGGCTGGTTCACCGCCGACGGCGACCCGGCGGCGGACTTCGAACGGCAACGCCGCTTCTCGCCCTACTGCGCCATTTTCAACGTCACCGGCGATCCTTCCGTCTCCCTGCCGCTCGGCACCACCACCGACGGCCTGCCCGTCGGGGTGCTGCTCACCGGCCGGTACGGCGACGACGCGCGGCTGATCGCTACCGCTGCGCAACTGGAGAACTGCTGTGACGGATGGGATCGGCACCCCGCAATCTGGCGGGCCGTCGACTCCGCTAACGTGAATGGCGACGGAGTCGGGTGGTCGGCATCGTGA